The following proteins are co-located in the Desulfovibrio inopinatus DSM 10711 genome:
- the feoB gene encoding ferrous iron transport protein B has protein sequence MNTHSLTFALAGNPNCGKTTMFNALTGSRQHVGNFPGVTVEKKVGVVRHNGESVSVVDLPGAYSLTAYSQEEVVARNYLVNEKPDVVVDVMDASALERSLYLAVQFMELGVPLVLALNMMDEVKKSGRTINTSLLAQRLGVPVVETVARAGQGKGELLREAITLAASTQPPKPLVLSYGQDLDEAILKMVNIIEQADFLTQIYPPRWLAVKYLEGDEEVIRQGRQSGPVHKELEAIAEKTSAHCRTTLNVYPEALVADARYGFINSLLRNGVVKRNDNTARRRASESIDAIATNTFAGPLIMLGILYLVYEITFQLGETPMGWVEALFGWMSATAEASLPEGFFRSLIVSGVIDGVGGVMGFVPLIAIMFIMISILEDSGYMARMAYMLDRVFRIFGLHGSSVMPFIVSGGIAGGCAVPGVMAARTLRSEKERLATILTAPFMNCGAKIPVFLLLTAAFFPKSGTNVMFLITLAAWGVALLAARILRSTVIRGDSTPFLMELPPYRLPTVRGVLLHSLERTWMYIKKAGTIILAISILLWAAMTFPGLPEHQAEQFELHRQAVAAQIEAGSLTEDQAEAELFTVDNAEAQAGLRYSLAGRVGTFLETITRAAGFDWRVNIALLGGVAAKEVIVSTLGTAYSMGDVDPEDTSSLSERLASDPIWTTPAALALIVFVMLYAPCFVTVVAIAREVGWGWAAFSVGFNTVLAMAAAIGVYQIGTLL, from the coding sequence ATGAATACACACTCGTTAACGTTCGCACTGGCAGGCAACCCTAACTGTGGCAAAACAACAATGTTCAATGCGCTGACAGGCTCGCGGCAGCATGTCGGCAACTTCCCTGGTGTCACCGTAGAAAAAAAAGTCGGTGTTGTTCGCCACAATGGTGAAAGTGTTTCCGTTGTCGACTTACCCGGGGCATATTCTCTGACCGCCTACAGCCAGGAAGAGGTTGTAGCACGCAATTATCTCGTCAATGAAAAGCCTGATGTCGTGGTCGATGTTATGGATGCATCTGCATTGGAACGCAGTCTGTATCTTGCAGTCCAGTTTATGGAGCTTGGTGTGCCGCTTGTTTTGGCACTCAACATGATGGACGAAGTCAAAAAATCTGGTCGTACAATCAACACCAGCCTGTTGGCGCAACGCCTTGGCGTACCGGTTGTCGAAACCGTTGCCAGAGCCGGTCAGGGTAAGGGAGAACTTCTCCGTGAAGCCATTACGTTGGCAGCATCTACCCAACCCCCCAAGCCATTGGTTCTGAGTTATGGGCAAGACCTTGATGAAGCTATTTTAAAAATGGTCAACATCATTGAACAGGCAGATTTCCTCACACAGATTTATCCACCGCGATGGCTCGCTGTAAAATATCTTGAAGGCGACGAAGAAGTCATACGTCAAGGTCGTCAATCCGGCCCTGTACATAAAGAGCTTGAAGCTATTGCCGAAAAAACAAGCGCCCACTGCCGGACAACACTGAATGTCTACCCTGAAGCTCTTGTGGCTGATGCTCGATACGGCTTCATCAATTCTCTGCTGCGCAATGGCGTGGTGAAACGAAACGATAACACGGCCCGACGCCGCGCCAGTGAAAGCATTGATGCGATTGCGACCAACACATTTGCTGGTCCCCTTATCATGCTGGGTATACTCTATCTCGTCTATGAAATCACGTTTCAGCTCGGAGAAACCCCAATGGGGTGGGTTGAGGCGTTATTCGGCTGGATGTCTGCCACGGCTGAAGCCAGTTTACCGGAAGGATTTTTCCGATCCCTTATTGTTTCCGGGGTCATTGATGGAGTCGGCGGCGTCATGGGATTTGTTCCCCTCATCGCCATCATGTTTATCATGATTTCCATCCTTGAAGACTCGGGATACATGGCGCGCATGGCCTACATGCTCGACCGCGTTTTCCGTATCTTTGGCCTGCATGGCTCCTCGGTTATGCCGTTTATCGTTTCCGGTGGCATTGCAGGCGGTTGCGCCGTGCCTGGTGTCATGGCGGCCCGTACATTACGCAGTGAGAAAGAGCGCCTTGCGACCATTCTGACAGCTCCATTTATGAATTGCGGTGCGAAAATTCCCGTCTTTCTCTTGTTAACTGCTGCTTTTTTTCCCAAGTCGGGAACAAATGTCATGTTTCTCATCACGCTGGCCGCATGGGGTGTGGCGCTTCTGGCTGCCCGTATCTTACGGAGTACGGTAATCCGCGGGGACTCCACACCGTTTCTCATGGAATTGCCACCATATCGCTTGCCGACCGTTCGTGGAGTTTTACTCCACTCCTTGGAACGTACCTGGATGTATATCAAAAAAGCAGGAACCATTATTCTGGCTATTTCCATTCTGTTGTGGGCTGCCATGACATTTCCGGGACTTCCTGAACATCAGGCAGAACAATTTGAATTGCATCGTCAAGCCGTCGCCGCTCAAATCGAAGCCGGTAGCCTGACAGAAGACCAAGCCGAAGCTGAATTGTTCACCGTTGACAACGCCGAAGCACAAGCCGGATTGCGATACTCCCTGGCAGGGCGCGTTGGTACATTCTTAGAAACCATCACACGAGCAGCCGGATTCGATTGGCGTGTCAACATCGCCTTACTCGGTGGTGTTGCGGCAAAAGAAGTTATTGTTTCCACGTTGGGCACGGCCTATTCCATGGGAGACGTCGACCCTGAAGATACGAGTAGCCTGTCTGAACGATTGGCCTCAGACCCTATATGGACGACGCCGGCAGCATTGGCATTAATTGTCTTCGTCATGCTGTACGCCCCCTGCTTTGTAACCGTCGTCGCCATAGCCCGTGAAGTCGGTTGGGGCTGGGCGGCCTTCTCTGTCGGGTTCAACACCGTGCTCGCCATGGCCGCGGCGATCGGTGTCTACCAAATAGGAACGCTGCTGTAG
- a CDS encoding substrate-binding periplasmic protein, translated as MQRINSFVLPRTHLLQYSRTIGVLFLLLCFLPQTGLALRLYAEDSPPGSFIKNGKVTGISTEIVRAIQKSIGDQSPISIVPWARGYKYLLNEPDVGLFSTTYTIERAPLFHWIGPLLRVKWCLYARKNAKIVINKLEDAKKVNRIGTYKHDAREHFLMKHGFTNLERSNSNMLNFKKLDRGHVDLVLGTNLGMRGIMESGEFKDNAFKEILTIKQVDLYLALSFDTDPDVVKAWQNGFERIVQQGEFDAIYSLWLPGQTPPVQ; from the coding sequence ATGCAACGTATCAATTCGTTTGTCCTTCCCCGTACACATCTTTTGCAATACTCCAGAACGATTGGCGTTTTATTCCTATTGCTCTGCTTTCTTCCGCAAACAGGATTGGCCTTACGCCTCTATGCCGAAGACTCTCCTCCAGGGAGTTTCATAAAGAATGGAAAGGTGACCGGAATAAGTACTGAAATTGTACGTGCCATTCAAAAAAGCATCGGCGATCAGTCGCCGATTTCCATTGTACCCTGGGCACGAGGCTATAAATATTTGCTCAATGAGCCTGATGTCGGTCTGTTTTCCACAACGTATACTATTGAGCGCGCACCTTTATTCCATTGGATTGGCCCGCTTCTCCGCGTCAAATGGTGCTTATATGCCCGAAAAAATGCAAAAATAGTCATCAACAAGCTTGAAGACGCTAAAAAAGTCAATCGAATCGGAACCTATAAACATGATGCTCGAGAGCATTTCCTCATGAAGCACGGATTTACAAACCTCGAACGAAGTAACAGTAATATGCTCAATTTCAAGAAACTCGACCGAGGCCATGTTGACTTGGTTCTCGGTACCAATCTTGGGATGCGTGGTATTATGGAGAGTGGAGAATTCAAAGATAATGCGTTCAAAGAAATTTTGACGATCAAACAGGTCGATCTCTATCTCGCTTTGTCCTTCGATACGGACCCCGATGTAGTGAAAGCTTGGCAAAACGGCTTTGAAAGAATTGTTCAACAGGGTGAATTCGATGCCATTTATTCACTCTGGCTTCCAGGTCAAACTCCACCGGTACAATAA
- a CDS encoding metal-sensitive transcriptional regulator, translating to MNSLSGDSQEMQGKARRKTKDATSSGQEQLDDLQKNVLARLRRIEGQIRGIQGMVLQGKECEDILIQVKAVSSALKSTSRQILKRYLKVCHTKAMESADSEMAYKQLEETVKVLTHFIEG from the coding sequence ATGAATTCTCTGTCAGGCGATTCCCAAGAGATGCAGGGTAAGGCCCGTCGTAAGACCAAGGACGCGACCTCGTCAGGTCAGGAACAACTCGATGACCTACAAAAAAATGTTCTTGCCAGATTACGGCGCATTGAAGGCCAGATACGAGGCATTCAAGGAATGGTGCTACAAGGCAAGGAATGTGAAGATATTTTAATTCAGGTCAAAGCGGTCAGTTCAGCGCTGAAATCCACTTCTCGCCAAATTCTCAAGCGCTACCTGAAAGTGTGTCACACCAAAGCCATGGAATCGGCTGATTCCGAAATGGCATATAAGCAATTGGAAGAAACGGTAAAGGTGCTGACCCATTTCATAGAAGGATGA
- a CDS encoding rhodanese-like domain-containing protein has translation MRRIVVMGIVWLTVLTGIATAAPVWLESAVREANHNGYQIVETAQLQALLESQHDAVVLDARPDYEFRQGHIPGALNLEFDLGDQQRLSAQKKKALKALFGEDTERLVIIYCRDVRULRGPMAARWSARIGYSNVFRYPEGFFGWRDAGLPVETSDNKAKATR, from the coding sequence ATGCGACGCATCGTTGTAATGGGAATCGTCTGGCTGACGGTGTTGACGGGAATAGCAACCGCTGCTCCGGTATGGCTGGAATCGGCGGTGCGTGAGGCAAATCATAATGGCTATCAAATCGTTGAGACTGCACAGCTCCAGGCATTGCTTGAATCGCAACATGATGCCGTTGTTCTTGATGCCCGTCCGGATTATGAGTTTCGGCAAGGTCACATTCCGGGAGCATTGAACTTGGAGTTTGATCTTGGCGATCAACAACGGCTTTCGGCACAAAAGAAAAAGGCTCTCAAGGCGTTGTTTGGGGAAGATACCGAGCGGCTCGTCATTATTTACTGCCGGGATGTTCGTTGACTGCGCGGCCCTATGGCAGCGCGCTGGTCAGCACGCATTGGCTATAGCAACGTGTTCCGGTATCCAGAGGGCTTTTTCGGGTGGCGTGATGCTGGGCTCCCTGTGGAAACGTCGGATAATAAAGCGAAGGCTACGAGATGA
- a CDS encoding rhodanese-like domain-containing protein, whose protein sequence is MKRTQTMISVLAMLLALMFTAGLAMAAEEEHSNEPPKVKPEWFYKDLVDADFVKEHITIPRTDDVMIIDARPYMTKYALGYIPTAVNIPQTKNDEMASLLPKNKDALLIFYCGGYHCKLSHKAAKVAEKLGYKNIKVYAAGFPDWKRHGYDVAVESEYVKNLLAEGKKPYLLIDARPLNKFLEGAIPGSVSIPDSKFDEFKGVLPSDKSTQLVYYCGGFKCKLSHKSADKAKKLGYTNVVVNESGYPGWKEKFGGSQAASISADVKDGAIDVTKFEAILKDNPDSIMLVDVRDADEFKAGHFPTAINMPVDEVEKKIAEFTADKPIIFVCSTGARSGEAFYMFLDKRPDLKDVYYLEATVDFHKDGTAKITPNK, encoded by the coding sequence ATGAAGCGAACTCAAACCATGATCAGCGTGTTGGCGATGCTCTTGGCGCTTATGTTTACGGCTGGATTGGCAATGGCAGCCGAAGAAGAGCATTCCAATGAACCGCCCAAGGTCAAACCGGAATGGTTTTATAAAGATTTGGTTGATGCGGACTTTGTGAAAGAGCACATCACCATTCCCCGCACTGACGATGTCATGATCATTGATGCGCGGCCATATATGACGAAGTACGCTCTGGGCTACATCCCGACGGCGGTCAATATTCCGCAGACGAAGAACGATGAAATGGCCTCGCTGTTGCCCAAGAATAAGGATGCATTGCTTATTTTTTATTGCGGTGGATACCACTGTAAATTATCCCACAAGGCAGCGAAGGTTGCTGAGAAATTGGGCTATAAGAATATAAAGGTCTATGCCGCTGGGTTTCCGGATTGGAAACGACATGGGTATGACGTGGCTGTTGAGTCGGAATATGTGAAGAATTTGCTGGCTGAAGGAAAGAAACCATATCTGCTTATCGACGCTCGGCCTTTAAATAAGTTCTTGGAGGGGGCAATTCCCGGTTCCGTCAGCATTCCGGATAGCAAATTTGATGAGTTCAAAGGCGTTCTGCCCAGCGACAAAAGCACCCAGCTTGTGTACTATTGTGGTGGTTTCAAGTGTAAGCTTTCGCACAAGTCGGCGGACAAAGCGAAGAAGCTGGGATACACCAACGTCGTCGTGAACGAATCCGGCTATCCTGGATGGAAAGAAAAATTCGGAGGCAGCCAGGCTGCGTCCATTTCTGCCGATGTCAAGGACGGCGCCATTGATGTGACCAAGTTTGAAGCCATCCTCAAAGACAATCCCGACAGCATTATGCTTGTGGATGTGCGGGATGCCGATGAATTCAAGGCCGGTCATTTCCCGACGGCAATCAATATGCCTGTTGACGAAGTGGAAAAGAAAATTGCTGAATTCACAGCGGACAAGCCCATTATCTTTGTTTGCTCAACAGGCGCACGAAGCGGTGAAGCATTTTATATGTTTCTCGACAAGCGCCCGGACCTCAAGGATGTCTATTACTTGGAAGCTACGGTAGACTTTCACAAGGACGGAACCGCAAAGATTACACCGAATAAATAA
- a CDS encoding formate dehydrogenase subunit gamma has product MTRQFVRHNRWDIGIHWFNFFCWIFLFATGLGLVKNDQINLVGAWWPDLLRTIFGTGGLLLAHEIVGILWVFGFCLYLLVNGKGAIFFLSQTFLIDLKRDIVWMMKKPIHMTMGDEGLKRFGMTPGLPPQGFYNMGQKAFAIAAVLGSIGLIATGLVMILSQTSSGMAALPLTQWSILIHYVCALVVFAGLLVHIYMAAIAPEERPAFMSMFTGSVPEDYAKHHHKLWYEEVSGK; this is encoded by the coding sequence ATGACTAGGCAATTTGTGCGGCATAACCGATGGGATATCGGGATTCACTGGTTCAATTTCTTTTGTTGGATATTCCTGTTTGCGACAGGTCTCGGCCTTGTCAAAAACGATCAGATCAATCTTGTGGGCGCGTGGTGGCCGGACCTTCTGCGTACCATCTTCGGGACGGGCGGTCTTTTGCTTGCCCATGAAATCGTCGGGATTCTCTGGGTTTTCGGATTTTGTCTGTATCTTCTCGTCAACGGAAAAGGAGCGATCTTTTTCCTCTCACAGACGTTTCTCATCGATCTCAAACGGGACATCGTCTGGATGATGAAGAAGCCCATTCATATGACCATGGGCGACGAAGGCCTCAAGCGTTTCGGCATGACGCCGGGCTTACCGCCTCAAGGCTTCTATAACATGGGGCAAAAAGCCTTTGCCATTGCCGCAGTGCTCGGCAGCATTGGACTCATTGCCACCGGTCTTGTGATGATTTTGTCGCAAACGTCGTCCGGTATGGCAGCCTTACCACTGACACAGTGGTCGATCCTCATTCATTATGTGTGTGCCCTGGTCGTGTTCGCCGGATTATTGGTTCATATCTATATGGCCGCCATAGCTCCGGAAGAGCGCCCGGCATTCATGTCTATGTTCACAGGCAGCGTTCCTGAAGACTACGCGAAACACCATCACAAGCTCTGGTATGAGGAGGTCTCGGGCAAGTAG
- a CDS encoding 4Fe-4S dicluster domain-containing protein, producing the protein MSTQLAMVIDATKCIDCKACMAACKIANHVPDGYWRNWIKPSAPDFTPGPRAGFAFQPGACMHCDNPTCVSACPTGATFKDKTDGTVKIDASLCIGCGNCIPACPYGARFRNPVTHVADKCNYCPERRAAGLLPACVDTCPTKARVFGDINDPESEAHVLLAEDKSRVVRLVNAETDTKPNMYYLGNPGPKAWPVKAEAPAPMRAMIGIAPLLKAAVAAAGIGVIGLGIKQYLIDRKKPENGKEGGHD; encoded by the coding sequence ATGAGCACTCAACTCGCCATGGTGATTGATGCCACCAAGTGTATCGACTGCAAGGCCTGTATGGCTGCGTGTAAAATCGCCAATCATGTTCCTGACGGGTATTGGCGGAATTGGATTAAGCCGTCAGCTCCCGACTTTACGCCGGGACCGCGCGCAGGATTTGCCTTTCAACCCGGCGCATGCATGCATTGCGACAATCCAACGTGCGTGTCCGCCTGCCCTACGGGAGCAACGTTCAAAGACAAGACCGATGGGACCGTCAAGATTGATGCATCCCTGTGCATTGGATGCGGAAATTGTATTCCCGCTTGTCCGTATGGGGCTCGATTCCGCAATCCTGTCACGCATGTTGCCGATAAGTGCAATTACTGTCCGGAACGTCGAGCTGCTGGCTTGTTACCGGCCTGTGTCGACACTTGTCCGACAAAAGCCCGTGTATTTGGCGATATCAACGATCCTGAATCCGAGGCGCATGTGCTTCTTGCCGAAGACAAGAGTCGTGTCGTCCGACTCGTCAATGCGGAAACCGACACCAAACCCAATATGTACTATTTGGGGAATCCCGGCCCCAAGGCATGGCCCGTCAAAGCCGAAGCGCCAGCTCCCATGCGAGCTATGATAGGCATAGCGCCGTTGCTTAAGGCAGCTGTCGCCGCAGCTGGCATCGGGGTTATTGGTCTCGGTATCAAGCAATATCTCATTGATCGCAAAAAGCCGGAAAATGGGAAGGAGGGCGGTCATGACTAG
- a CDS encoding molybdopterin-containing oxidoreductase family protein, protein MEENRKKSLSRRGFLKAAGASVVSVAAGGAVAGGVRATHAAQAETVDDPGWESRFSVCDMCFNKCGLIARVKDGRVVKLDPNPKFLKSRGMLCARGNAGLAQLYNPDRLKTPLKRVGARGEGKWEAISWKEAFDLAASKLKELGEKYTRCGTLFTAGSDMQSTFVHRLAEAYGSYNVTSHESLCLVSNNRAYLDTFGEVPFADVINSKYVIMAGANRFEALVTPDSMDMVTAMQNGCKLVVLDPRYTKTAALANEWYPIKPGTDMAFMLALAHVIIFDKLYDPRWVEEKLSGLDELRDHVRQLTPEWAAKETGIDAAVIRRIAHEIAEAAPQAMIYPGRRSSDYENSTQIRRSFAIVNALLGNWDTPGGLLGARQVGLQKGIPSEAPWYDDNPDERADAGIAPMMFVEEGSFVLMRDAVLSEKPYPIKGWFVYKTNPMGTAPDRKKTKAMMEAMEFVVVTDILMSDTALMADLVLPAPTYLERQDPASALQGSSACACVVQRDPVIPPLYDTKPVFEICKEIANRLDIGEHFDFTIEEYRKAQLAGLPDAAHALERDGVYYNPSKVYGIYEGKIYKTLSKKIELYNIRYKDMGLDPLPVYASPSEPSADRFRMVIGRSAVYTHSSTQDNPVLHQFISTNTLWMHPESAKRLGLNDGEMVVVSSPVGKAELSLTVTPAIRPDTVYTLTGFGALSAGLSLVHDNGASLSELVESQYDTISGNAAMHTTFVSVTRKEAA, encoded by the coding sequence ATGGAAGAGAATCGGAAGAAGTCGCTGTCGCGGCGTGGATTTCTCAAGGCTGCCGGTGCCAGTGTGGTTTCGGTTGCTGCCGGCGGTGCTGTAGCGGGTGGTGTGCGTGCCACACACGCAGCACAGGCAGAAACAGTTGATGATCCTGGCTGGGAATCACGCTTTAGCGTATGTGATATGTGTTTCAACAAGTGTGGGTTGATCGCTCGGGTCAAGGATGGCCGTGTGGTGAAACTTGATCCCAATCCAAAATTTCTCAAATCACGTGGTATGTTGTGCGCTCGCGGGAATGCCGGTTTAGCACAGTTGTACAATCCTGATCGTCTTAAGACACCGTTGAAGAGGGTTGGAGCCAGAGGTGAAGGGAAGTGGGAAGCTATTTCCTGGAAGGAAGCGTTTGACCTGGCTGCAAGCAAGCTGAAGGAGTTGGGCGAGAAGTATACCCGATGCGGAACATTATTTACAGCCGGTTCGGATATGCAGTCGACATTTGTCCATCGTCTCGCTGAAGCCTATGGCTCATATAATGTCACCAGTCATGAATCCTTGTGCCTCGTTAGTAACAACCGCGCATATCTCGACACGTTCGGTGAAGTCCCGTTTGCCGACGTCATCAACTCAAAATACGTCATCATGGCCGGCGCCAACCGATTTGAAGCGCTCGTGACCCCAGATTCCATGGATATGGTGACGGCCATGCAAAACGGTTGCAAGCTTGTTGTGCTCGATCCGCGATATACCAAAACCGCAGCACTTGCGAATGAATGGTATCCCATCAAGCCGGGAACCGACATGGCGTTCATGTTGGCGCTTGCTCACGTCATTATTTTCGACAAGTTGTACGATCCAAGGTGGGTTGAGGAAAAACTGTCTGGTCTGGACGAATTGCGCGACCATGTGCGTCAGCTTACTCCGGAGTGGGCAGCGAAAGAGACCGGTATCGATGCCGCGGTTATCCGGCGTATTGCTCACGAAATCGCCGAAGCTGCGCCGCAGGCCATGATCTATCCAGGGCGCCGCAGCTCCGACTATGAGAATTCTACACAGATTCGTCGGAGTTTCGCCATTGTCAATGCGTTGCTCGGCAACTGGGATACCCCCGGCGGCCTACTCGGAGCACGACAGGTCGGTCTGCAAAAGGGGATTCCATCGGAAGCTCCATGGTATGACGACAACCCGGACGAACGCGCTGATGCCGGTATTGCTCCGATGATGTTTGTGGAAGAAGGATCGTTTGTCCTCATGCGCGATGCGGTCTTGTCCGAGAAGCCGTACCCGATCAAAGGGTGGTTTGTGTATAAAACCAATCCCATGGGGACCGCTCCCGATCGCAAAAAGACGAAAGCGATGATGGAAGCCATGGAATTTGTCGTCGTTACCGACATCCTCATGAGTGACACCGCGCTGATGGCGGATCTTGTCCTGCCTGCTCCGACCTATCTTGAACGGCAAGACCCGGCTTCGGCGTTACAGGGGTCGAGTGCTTGTGCCTGTGTTGTGCAACGTGATCCTGTTATTCCTCCACTGTATGACACAAAGCCCGTCTTTGAGATATGCAAGGAGATCGCCAATCGGCTGGATATTGGGGAACACTTCGACTTTACCATTGAGGAATATCGCAAGGCGCAACTCGCTGGATTGCCCGATGCGGCTCATGCCCTTGAACGTGACGGAGTGTATTATAATCCGAGCAAGGTCTATGGCATCTACGAGGGCAAAATCTACAAGACGCTGTCCAAAAAAATCGAACTGTACAACATACGCTATAAGGATATGGGGCTGGACCCGTTACCTGTCTATGCTTCGCCTTCCGAACCGTCTGCGGATCGTTTCCGCATGGTAATCGGGCGGAGTGCTGTCTACACGCATTCGAGTACCCAGGACAATCCGGTTCTTCACCAATTCATCTCGACGAATACATTGTGGATGCATCCCGAATCAGCCAAGCGGCTTGGCTTGAATGATGGTGAAATGGTCGTTGTCTCCAGTCCGGTTGGGAAAGCGGAGTTATCGCTTACTGTAACGCCAGCCATTCGTCCGGACACGGTCTATACGCTCACCGGTTTTGGTGCATTGTCCGCAGGGCTTTCACTTGTTCACGATAATGGCGCGAGCCTGTCCGAACTTGTGGAAAGTCAATACGACACCATAAGCGGCAATGCGGCTATGCATACGACATTTGTCTCCGTCACGAGGAAGGAGGCAGCATGA
- a CDS encoding c-type cytochrome — MSRKLFALLSLSVFVVSLVAVALAAESPGGNFRKGKYLFRKNCRSCHAEGAAAKDLSPADKTQAEWTALFKDASAIPCHADWKGLSESDQLDIFTYMHDFAKDSPSPAKCS, encoded by the coding sequence ATGTCACGTAAGCTGTTCGCGCTGTTGTCCCTGAGTGTGTTTGTTGTTTCGCTTGTAGCCGTTGCTCTTGCTGCGGAATCACCTGGTGGCAACTTTCGTAAGGGTAAATACCTTTTTCGAAAGAACTGTCGTTCCTGCCATGCCGAGGGGGCTGCGGCCAAAGATCTGAGTCCAGCAGACAAAACACAAGCGGAATGGACAGCCCTGTTCAAGGATGCGAGCGCGATACCGTGTCATGCCGATTGGAAGGGATTGTCCGAGTCAGATCAGCTCGATATTTTCACCTATATGCATGATTTTGCAAAGGATTCTCCAAGTCCTGCGAAGTGCAGTTAG
- a CDS encoding NAD(P)/FAD-dependent oxidoreductase: protein MNTPTPDSCDVIIIGGGPAGLFAAYQLVETSNLRVLLIDKGKGPLKRTCPISKREYTDCIKCKPCHILAGIGGAGLFSDGKLNFIHILGKTDLTQFLPKTEAMALIDETETVFNRFGMDGPIYPTNMEQAREIRKQSKKHGIDLLLIKQKHLGSDHLPGHIASMYDYLREKGVTIHTSEEVHDILVEDGHIVGVATNRKTYACQYVVLAPGRVGADWVGKIAGTHNLGLSQRGIEVGVRVEVHNDIMDDLTDIIYDPTFFIQTRKYDDQTRTFCTNKGGFVSLENYQNFVCVNGHAYRDNKSENTNFAFLSKVVLNDPVTDNQSYGESIGKLASLIGGGKPILQRFGDLIRGRRSTWSRIKKGYIEPTLTDVVCGDLAMALPERILTNLVEGLTKLNNVVPGVTNNETLLYAPEIKFFATQIDTGPNLETAIHGMFVAGDGPGVAGNIVSAAATGILAAKGIMKKEHDESVEKRELNTPSRD, encoded by the coding sequence ATGAATACCCCAACTCCAGACTCATGCGATGTCATCATCATTGGCGGTGGTCCTGCCGGTTTGTTTGCCGCATACCAGCTTGTCGAAACATCCAATTTACGTGTTTTGCTCATCGACAAAGGCAAAGGACCGCTTAAGCGGACTTGTCCGATTAGCAAGCGAGAATACACAGACTGTATCAAATGCAAGCCGTGTCATATTCTGGCAGGAATTGGCGGTGCGGGACTTTTTTCCGACGGTAAGCTCAATTTTATTCATATCTTAGGGAAAACCGACCTCACGCAGTTTCTTCCCAAAACAGAAGCAATGGCGCTTATTGACGAGACTGAAACGGTTTTTAACCGCTTTGGCATGGATGGGCCGATCTATCCCACCAACATGGAACAAGCCCGCGAAATTCGAAAACAATCCAAAAAACATGGTATTGACCTGCTTCTTATCAAGCAGAAACACCTAGGGTCCGACCATCTCCCCGGCCACATTGCTTCCATGTATGACTATCTGCGCGAAAAAGGTGTCACCATCCATACGTCGGAAGAAGTTCATGACATCCTGGTCGAAGATGGACACATTGTCGGGGTTGCGACCAACCGAAAGACATACGCTTGTCAATATGTCGTACTTGCTCCGGGACGGGTTGGCGCCGATTGGGTTGGGAAAATCGCAGGAACACACAACCTGGGTCTCTCTCAGCGTGGCATTGAAGTCGGCGTACGCGTTGAGGTCCATAATGACATCATGGATGATCTTACCGATATTATTTACGACCCGACGTTCTTCATCCAGACGCGAAAATACGATGATCAGACCCGAACGTTCTGTACGAACAAGGGTGGCTTCGTCTCATTGGAAAACTATCAAAACTTCGTCTGCGTCAATGGTCACGCCTACCGGGACAACAAGTCGGAAAACACCAACTTTGCATTCCTCTCCAAGGTGGTGCTCAATGATCCAGTGACGGACAATCAGTCGTATGGTGAGTCTATTGGCAAATTGGCCAGCCTCATCGGAGGGGGAAAACCGATTCTGCAACGGTTCGGAGACCTCATTCGCGGACGTCGGTCCACCTGGTCTCGCATCAAAAAAGGCTACATCGAACCGACATTAACCGATGTTGTCTGCGGAGACCTCGCTATGGCTTTGCCGGAACGCATTCTGACGAACCTTGTCGAAGGCTTAACCAAGCTCAACAATGTTGTCCCAGGTGTCACCAATAACGAAACGCTACTCTATGCTCCGGAAATCAAATTTTTTGCGACACAAATAGACACCGGGCCAAATCTTGAAACAGCTATTCACGGCATGTTTGTCGCAGGAGATGGCCCTGGAGTGGCGGGAAACATTGTTTCAGCCGCCGCAACAGGTATCCTTGCCGCCAAAGGCATCATGAAAAAAGAACATGATGAGAGCGTGGAAAAACGCGAACTGAACACTCCATCACGAGATTAG